The Pseudomonas bijieensis DNA window AGCAAGCCTGCGGTTTTTTCCCGTTCGCCCGCGCTCATGCCCGCCACCGGCTCATCGAGCAACAGCAGCTCGGGGCGTTGCATCAGCAGCATGCCGATTTCCAGCCATTGCTTCTGGCCGTGGGACAGCAGCCCGGCCTTGCGGCCCAGTTGGTCGTGCAGAAAGATCATCTCGGCGATGTGTTCGATTTCAGCCTGCAAAGCCTTGTCCTTGCGGGCGAACAGGCAGTTGAAGATGCCGCGCTTGTCCGGTGAGGAGATGTCCAGGTTCTCGCGCACGGTCAGGTCTTCGTACACCGAGGGGTTCTGGAATTTGCGACCGACCCCGGCGCGAGTGATCTGGTACTCGATCATGTTGGCCAGTTGCAGATCCTTGAACCGGATGCTCCCGGCACTGGGGCGGGTCTTGCCGCAGATCATGTCCAGCAGCGTGGTCTTGCCGGCGCCGTTGGGCCCGATAACCACATGCACCTGATTTTCCTCGACGTAGAAGTTGAGGCTGTCCACGGCTTTGAAGCCATCGAATGACACGGTCAGGTCTTCGACACTCAGTATCATCGCGCTCACGACTGCACCTCCTTGTTGCTTAGGCGTTGCAGCAGCCCGGCCAGCCCCGACGGCAGGAACAGCACCACGCCCATGAACAGAAAGCCGATGAAGTACTGCCAGAAGTTGACGAAGTTTTCCGACAGGTAGGTCTTCGCCACGCCGATCAGCAACGTGCCGTAAACCGCGCCCACCAGCGACAGACGCCCGCCCAAGGCTGCGTAGATGACGATTTCGGTGGACGGGATAATGCCCACCAGAGAAGGGGAGGCGAGGCCGACCTGGAGTGTGAACATCACCCCGCCCAGGGCCGAAATCAGTGCCGCGACGGCGAAGATGAACGCCTTGAACAGAGCCGTGTTGTAGCCGGAAAAGCGCACCCGGTCTTCCCGGTCGCGAATGGCGACCACCACTTTGCCCAGCCGGCTGCGCAGAATGAACCCGCACAGCGCCACGCAGCCAAGCAACAGCAGGGTGGTGATGAGGTACAGGATCCAGGGCGTTTGCGGGGCTTGCAGGCTCAGGCCGAAGGCGGTCTTGAAGTCGGTCAGGCCGTTGACGCCGCCGGTGTAGCCTTGCTGGCCGATGATCATGATCGACATGATCGCCGCCAGGGACAGGGTGATGATCGAGAAGTACACGCCGCCCACACGCTTTTTGAAGTACGCGTAGCTGAACGCAAACGCCAGCAGGGGCGGGATGATCAGGATCGCGGCGATGGTGAAGGTCGCCGATTCGAACGGTTTCCACCACCAGGGCAAGGCATCGACGCTGTTCCAGATCATGAAGTCGGGCAGGGCCGAGCCATAGAAAGCAGCCAAGGCGCTGGCCGCTTCATCAGTGGCGGTCGCTTCCAGCTTCAGGTACATGGCCATCATGTAACTGCCCAGGCCGAAGAAGATGCCCTGGCCCAGGCTGAGAATCCCGCCGTAGCCCCAGATCAGCACCATGCCCAATGCACAGAACGCCAGGCTCAGGTATTTGCCCGCCAGCCCCAGGCGAAAATCCCCCAGGCTCAAAGGCAAAATGACCAGTAACAGGATCGACAGCCAGACCAGGCCATGTCGTTCGATCAGGGGCAACCAGCCCGCGCTGAGCATGCGCGATCCACGGGAGGGCGCCTGTGGCCGGATAAGCGGCTTTTCAGTCATGTCATTCATCTCAGCGTCTCACTTTCGCGGCAAACAGGCCGTTGGGGCGGAAGAACAGCAACACAATCACCACCATCAGGGTGATCGCCTTGGCCATGGAACCAGTGGTCAGGTACTCCAGCGAGATCTGCGTCTGGCCGATGGCAAAGGCGGAAAGAAAAGTCCCTAGCAGGCTTTCGACGCCGCCGAACACCACCACGATGAACGTGTCCACCAGGTACTGCTGGCCGCTTACGGGGCCTGTTGAGGCGAGCATGGTGAACGAGCTGCCGGCAATCCCCGCGAGGCCGCAACTCAGAGCGAATGTGACGGCGTCAACGCGGGCGGTGTTGATCCCGGCGGCACCGGCCATGGCGCGGTTCTGGGTGACGGCACGGATGCGCAGCCCCCAACGGCTGCGATACAGGAACAGAAACACGGCACCGGCAATGACCAACGTCAGGCCTATGATGAAAATCCGGTTGAGGGGCAACTCCAGTCCCTCACTGATCTTCCAGGCGCCTTGCAGCCACTCCACGGTCGGCACGCTGACTTCCTTGGGGCCGAATACCTGACGAAACACTTGCTGCAGCACCAGCGACAGGCCCCAGGTGGCGAGCAAGGTATCCAGCGGGCGGTTGTACATGAAGCGGATGAAGCAACGTTCAAGCAGGAAACCGAAGGCAAAGGTCACCACGAAGGCGACACCAATGCCGATGATGAAGTACCAGCCCATGAACTCGGGGAAATAGCGCTGGAACACCAGCGATGTGACGTAGGTCATGTATGACCCCATCGCCATCAGCTCGCCGTGGGCCATGTTGATCACGCCCATCAGGCCGAAGGCGATGGTCAGTCCCAGCGCCATCAGCACCAGCACCGAGAACAGCGAGAATCCGCTGAACACCTGCATTATCAAAATATCGAGAGTCATTGCGTCGCTACCTGTCGCTGCTCATGGGCGGACCGATTTCAGGAACCCTGGGTGGCCGCTGGCGCGAGGTGATTCGCGCCGGGCCTCGCTTCACAGTTTCGGGAATGGGTTGGGCTCGATCGGCGCGGACTCGTAGATCACATCGACCTGGCCCTGGGCGTTGATGGTGCCGATGCGCGCACGCTTCCACAGGTGGTGGTTGTCCTTGTGCACCTTGATCTCGCCTTCAGGCGCATCGAGGGTCAGTTCCGAAGAGGCAGCGATGACGGCCGGGACGTCGAAGCTGTTGGCTTTCTCCACGGCTTTCTTCCACAGGTACACCGCGGTGTAGGCCGCCGCCATCGGATCGCCCACCACGCGTTTTTCGCCATACCGGGCCTTGAATGCCGCGACGAATTTTTCGTTGACCGGATTTTTCAGGCTCTGGAAGTAGCTCATGCAGGTCAGAAAGCCGGTGAGGTTTTCGGCGCCGATGCCGGTGACTTCTTCCTCGGTGACAGCCAGGGCCATCAGCGTCTGGTTACTGCTGTCGATGCCCGCGGCCTTGAGCTGTTTGTAGAACGCCACGTTGGAGCCGCCGACGATGGTCGACAGGACGATATCGGGCTTGGCGGCCTTGATTTTGTTGATCACCGAGGAGAACTCGATGTTGCCCAGGGGCAGGTAGTCCTCACCGACGATCGAGCCGCCCTGCTTGTTCACCGACGCGCGGGCGAGCTTGTTGGTGGTGCGCGGCCAGATGTAGTCGGAGCCCACCAGATAGACGCTCTTGCCCTTGTTGGCCATCAACCAGCTGACAGCGGCCAGCGTCTGCTGCGAGGCTTCGGCGCCGGTGTAGATGATGGCCGGGGATTTCTCCAGACCCTCGTAGAACGTCGGGTAGTACAGCAGGCCCTTGTTACGCTCGAACACCGGCAGCACGGCTTTGCGCGAGGCCGAGGTGAAGGCGCCAAACGTGACCACCACGTGATCGTTTTCCAGGAGCTTGCGCGCTTTTTCGGCGAAGGTCGGCCAATCGCTGGCGCCATCTTCGACGATCGGTTCAATGGTCTTGCCCAGTACACCGCCGCTGGCGTTGATTTCGTCGATGGCGAGTTTTTCCGCATCCACCACCGAGGCCTCACTCATGGCCATGGTGCCGGTGAGCGAATGGATGATCCCCACTTTGACGGTCTCTGCCGCCTGGACCTGGCTGGCCAGGGAAAACGGCAACAGGCTGAAGGCCCCCAGTAATAGGGCATGCTTGATCAAACGGCGTTTGTCGTTGTGCATTTCATTTCTCCCCAGGAATAAAAAAAGCCCGACGTCCCGGTTAAACGAATAATCGGGAGGTCAGGCTTCTTGTGCCGAATCTGGCGGGACAACTGTGTCCGATCCAGTCGTACGCCAAGTGTCTCCCTACTTGCCAAGTGGGCGTAGGGCAGACAGCCGGCGCGATGTCTCGGGAGAGTATTTGCAAGGTCGGTGCCAATTGCCGATGAGGGCACAATCAGGGGCCATCGGGCACAACGGTCGGTATTCACTGCATCTATTGCAAGCTTGACGGGCCTTGCGCCGGTTTGGCGCAAGGGGCCTGGTTGCGCACCAAAAGCGTGAAGGTTTCATCGGTGCTGTGCGAGCAGCATTGCCCTACCGACGGTCAGCGCACCCTATGCGTGGCTCAGCGATCAGGCCGCTGGAAGGGGAGTGGCCCGCAATCTGCATGAGGACACGGCACTACCCTCGCAGGGTCCCTTGTCACACGCCCGTTCCCGGCAGGTGTGGAAGGTCCCTCGCATGGCCGGCCCCGACAGCGCAGTCGCACCGGTTTCAGGCACAAGCCGCCTGAGAGCAGCCGTTGAATCCACGGCCACCGCTCACCGATTCTTTGCACAATGACTCTTTGCAGATGGCCCGCCTCCCTGACGGACGCCAGGCGTCTGATATCACGTTGAACAAGGTTGATAGGCATGGTTGACCAGGCGATCCGCATAGGCGGTCTGTTTTCCGACACTGGCGTCACGGCAGCCGCCGAGCGCTCGACAATGCGCGGTGCGCAATTCGCGATCGAGCAGATCAACGCGGCCGGTGGCGTAGGGGGGCGGCCTCTGGAGCTGGTCACCCGCAACCCCGATTCGACCCCCGCGTTGTATGCCATGCATGTCGAGTCGTTGATCCGTGAGGAAAACCTGCGGTTCTTCTTCGGCTGCTATACCTCTGCTGCGCGTAAGGCTGCGTTGCCGATCGTGGAGCGCTACGACGCGTTGTTGATGTACCCGGTGTACTACGAAGGTTTCGAGTACTCGCGCAACATCATCTACACCGGCGCGACACCCAATCACAACGCGGTGCCACTGGGCAATTACATGCTCGACAACTTCGGCAACCGTGTGTTGATGATTGGCTCCGAGTACGTCTATCCCTACGAAACCAATCGGCTGATGAGCGACCTTCTGTATGAGCGCGGTGGCACCAAGCTGGGTGAATATTACCTGCCGCTCAAGAATGCCCGGCCCGAGGATTTCGCCAAGCTGATGGTCAAGGCCAGGGAGCTCAAGCCGTCGTTCATTTTCTCCACGGTTGTGGGCGAGACCATGGCGCACTTGTATCAGGCCTATGCCGATGCCGGTTTCGATCCGGCCGTGATGCCCATCGCCAGCCTGACCACCAGCGAGACCGACATCAAGCAGATGGGGGTTCACCTGGGGGCAGGGCACATTTCGGCAGCGACCTATTTTCAGTCGGTGGACACTGCGATCAACCGCCAGTGCATCGCGCAATACCGTGCGCTGTTCGGTCAGGAGCAGGTCACCGACCGATGCTGGGAGGCTGCTTATTTTCAGGTGCACCTGCTGGCCAAGGCGATTCTCAGTGCGGGCAGTACCAACGTCGATGACGTGCTGCAAGCCATGCGCGGTCTCGAATTCGAGGCGCCTCAAGGGCGCGTCAGGGTCGATGCGCACAACCATCACACCTACCTTTTTTCGCGCATCGGGCGGGCCAATGCCCAGGGTCAGTTCGACATTCTTTATGAAAGCCAGAACGCCCTCAAACCCGATCCATACGCCATCGCGCCGCGCCTGAACGACTGGTCGAGCGGCACCGGGAGGCCGCTATGACCTTGCGCGCGGCAAAGAAACGGCAACGCAGTGACAGCAGCGCGGGGATCAAGGACCTGCGCGACATCAGTGTGCTGGTGGTGCACCCGGATGATGACGATGGCCGCAATCTGATCGCGCAACTGCAGCGCATCGGCTGTCAGGTGCGTGTGCAGTGGCCGATTCCCGAGCGGCTCAACACCGAGGTGGACGTGATCGTGCTTGCCGTTTCCCCCGAAAGTCTTTCGACCAACACACCCTGGCTGCTGCACGCCAGCACAGCGCCGATCATTCCGGTGATCGCCTACGAAAACCCGATCATTGTCGAGGCGTTGGTGCAGCTCAACGCCTGCTCGGTGATCCCGTCGCCAGTTCGCTCGTTCGGACTGCTCACGGCGTTGGCGCTGACCTTGAGTCAATCGCGCAAGGCCCGTGAGCGCGAAAAACACGTCAAGCGACTGGAAGGGCGGATGGCCGTGATGCGCACGGTGCAGCAGGCCAAGATCATCCTGATCGAAACCAAGGGTATGTCGGAAATCGACGCTTACAACGCCCTGCGCGATCAGGCGATGGCCAAACGCGAACCGGTGGAGAAGATCGCCGAAGCATTGGTGAAAGCCCACGAGCTGTTTCAACAAGCCTGTTCCTGAGCGTCCGGCCCCACGGGCCTGACCCTCTTCTGCACGGAGGATTGCCATACGCCCTTGATCGGCAGGTATGGATCACCGTGTGGCGACCGGCCTGGACAACGGAGTCCTCCGGAGCGAACCGCAACCTGCGTATCCGCGCAGTGGGTTCGAGTCAATGGCTGCCTGATTGCGGGCAGCCCTTAACCGATATCTGGAGAACACCCCATGTCCGTAAAACGCCCAAGCAAAGCCGACTTTCTAATCGCCGCCGAAGACCACAGCTATCACCTGAGCGACAGTCAGATGGAATGCTTCCTCAATTTGGCTGACGAGACCCTCGGTTCCTACGACGCCATCGACAAACTGTATGCGCAAACCATCGCGCAGCAACCCCCCGAGCGTGAATTCAGCAAGGCGCCGGACGCTGACAATCTGCACGGCGCCTGGTACGTGAAAACCCATATTACAGGCGCCGCCCAAGGCCCGCTGGCCGGCAAGACGGTGGTCATCAAGGACAACGTTTCCGTGGCCGGCGTGCCGATGGCCAACGGCTCGCTGAGCCTGGACGGTTATGTCCCCTCGGAGGATGCAACCGTGGTCAAACGCCTGCTCGCTGCGGGTGCGACAGTGGTGGGCAAGTCGGTCTGCGAGGACCTGTGCTTCTCCGGCGCCAGCTTCACCGCCGCCAGTGGGCCTGTGAAAAACCCATGGGACCTGAGCCGCAACGCGGGCGGTTCCTCCAGTGGCAGCGCCGTGTTGGTTGCCTTGGAGGAGGTCGACATGGCGATCGGCGGGGACCAGGGAGGATCGATCCGCATGCCCTCGGCCTGGAGCGGCATCGTCGGCCACAAGCCGACCTACGGCCTGGTGCCTTACACCGGGGCTTTCCCGATCGAAAGGACCATCGATCACGTCGGCCCGATGGCCAACAGCGTGCGTGACGTGGCCGTGATGCTTGATGTCATCGCCGGGGCCGACGGCCTTGACTCCCGTCAGAAGAACCCGCCAGCCGTTGCCTGTGTCGCCACGCTTGATCAGGGCGTCGCGGGCCTCAGAATTGGCGTGCTGCGTGAAGGCTTCGCGATTCCCAGCGTGTCCGAGGATCAGGTGGATGCTCAGGTCAAGGCGGCGGTCGCGCAACTGCAAAGCCTTGGCGCGACGGTCGGCGAAGCCAGCGCGCCCTGGCATTCTGGGGTGGCGCTGGACATGTGGAATGTCATTGCCACCGATGGCGCGGCGTATCAGATGCTGCAGGGCAACGGCTATGGCATGAACGTGGATGGCTATTACGACCCGGACATCATGAGCTACTTCGGTGCCAAGCGTCGCGAGCACGCCGATGCGTTGTCCAGCAGTGTCCGCGCCGTGGCGTTGACCGGCCACTACAGCTTGAAAAATCTGCACGGCGCCTATTACGCCAAGGCGCGCATGCTGGTGCCGGAACTCACTCGTCAATACGACGAAGCGTTCAAGGATTTCGATGTACTGGTGATGCCAACCATGCCCTTCGTGGCGACGCCGCTGACCGCTGCCGATGCGCCGATCGAGGAGTACGTGCACAGTGCGCTGAACATGCTGACCAACACCGCGCCGTTCGACCTCACGGGCCACCCGGCGACTTCGATTCCTACAGGTCTGGCTGATGGCTTGCCGGTGGCGATGATGATCGTCGCCCCACGGTTCCAGGACGCCCTGGCCTTGCGCGTGGCTCAGGCCTACGAGCAAGCCCGTGGCCCATTCCCTAAACCGCCGCGTCGTTAAGCCGGTCTTGGCCGGGTGCTGGCGGCGTAAGTGCCAGCACCTTGCCCTTTTCAGGATTCAGGAGTGTTTTCATGGGATTGACTCAATCGATACGGCTTTCTCTGGGCGCCGCCTTATGCCTGCTGCCGGTGTTCGCATTTGCCCATCCAGGGCATGACGAATCAGGCTTGATGGCGGGCGTGGCGCACCCCTTGAGCGGGATGGATCACCTGTTGGCGATGTTCGCGGTCGGTCTCTGGGCCGCGCAGCAGGCCGGCAAGGCGCGCTTGATGTTGCCACTGACCTTTGTCGCCGGCATGTTGCTCGGCGGCTTGTTGGGGTTCGAAGGGTTCGCCATTGCACATCTGGAAACCGGCATCGCTGCATCGGTGCTCGCCTTTGGCTTGCTGGTCGCGGTGGCGGCGCGTCCACCTGTGGCGCTTGCCCTCGCCATCACCGGCCTTTTCGGACTGGCCCACGGCATCGCCCACGGCATGGAATTTCCGCAGATGAGTAGCCCTGCGGCTTATGCGGTCGGTTTTCTGATCGCGACATCGGCACTGCATGCAGCTGGCTTTGCACTGGCGCGGGGGTTGCCGATGCGCGCCGCTGCACTGGTTCGTGCGCTCGGCCTGGTGTCGGCGGGGGCAGGAATCACGTTGTTGGCAGGTTGATGGCGGGGTGTTACCCAAAGCGGACGCGAGCAGTGAGGTTGGTGCATGCAGCCTCACTACTCGGCTCATTTCGATTCAACGCCGATTGAGCTACTCGTGGTTGCCCGCCCAGATGGGCGGGCGTCGGTCAGTCCAGGGCATCGCCCGTTCAAGCTGCGCCGCCAACTGCAGGAGTAAATCCTCACGCCCATAAGCTGCGCCGAACTGCATGCCGATAGGTAAACCGGATGCCAGGTCCTGCGTCAGTGGCATCGACATGGCAGGGCAGCCGCTGACATTGAAAACGGCAGTGAAAGGGGAGTGGTCGAAGACATGGGCTATCCACCCTCGGCCATCGAGCGTTTCCTGATTCGCATTGTATTGGCCCACGAGGGGCTGGGGGGCAGGCAAGGTCGGCGTCAGAAGCACATCGTAATTGCAGAAAAAATCTCCAACTTTTCGGGTCACAACATTGCGCTGGTACATCGCTTCCAGCAATTGGGTTGCGCTCAGCTCACAGCCGAGCCGGTAAAGGGCGAGCGTGGCAGGCTCCAGAGTCGATTCATCGATGGGCCGATCCGTCGCAGTCGCGATGGCGTCGATCCAGGCGGCTGTGTTGCTGGACCAGAATCGCGCATTCAGTTCTACGAAGGCTTCCCAGCTCAGGCCTATGTCCGCGACGGCAGGAGTGACGTGGTGGCCCAGTCCCTCCAGCGTTTGACAGACTAGGTTCAAACCGGCGCTTACGGCAGGTGCTGTCGGCTGACCATTGAGGGCATGGCCTTGTACGGCGATGCGCAAAGGCCCGGGCTCGCGACTCAGCAGCGACCGGTAGGATTGTGTCGGCGGTGCAATGTGAAAAGGATCGCCTGATGCGGGGCCGTGCACGGCGTCGAGCACACTGGCGGTATCCCGGACGGTACGGCTGAGCACCCCGTGTACGGCCAGCCCTGCCCAAACCTCGTCGACATCCGGTCCCATGGGTAAACGTCCCCGGCTTGGCTTCAGGCCAAACAAACCACAGGACGCGGCTGGTACGCGGATTGAGCCGCCGCCATCGGTCGCATGGGCTATCGGGACCATGCCAGCGGCGACAGCGGCCGCCGAGCCACCACTGGACCCGCCGACGCTGCGGGTCAGGTCCCAAGGATTGCGAGTGGGGCCGTCTACACGGTTTTCTGTGGTGGTGCTTGCCGCCAGTTCGGGGGTGGTCGTGCGGCCTAGGGCGAGTAGGCCGCTGCGGCGAAACCGCGCCATCAGCTCAGAGTCGGCTCCGGCAACGCAACCCTGCGCCAGTCGGCTGCCCAGTTCATTGCGACGATTGCGCGCGGTCAGGCCCAGATCTTTCACCAGCATTGGCACGCCGTGCAAAGGCCCGGATTGTGCCTGCGGCTCGTCAGCCCATGTATCGACGACGGCATTGATGTGCGGATTAAGTGCCTGTATGGCCTGCAGGGCAGCGGCGCGTACTTCAGACTCGCTGATCTGACGGTCGGCAATCATGCCTGCCAGACCAACGGCGTCATGTTCGGCGTAATCGGAAAGATTCATTGAAATCTCCAGAAATGAGAGGTTGATACTTCTTAGTATCGCGCGATACTTGTTGGTATCATGTGATACTGTGTAGTATCGTTGTCAAGCAGAATTTCATCACCAGAGAATGTCCGTCGTGCCAAGACCTATTCGCCCAGAACGCATCGCCCAGCTGCCACCCCGCGAGCGCATTATCGATGCCGCCCAGGCGCTGTTTTTTGAGCAGGGCATTTCCCGAGTCACTGTGGACGCTATTGCCGCCTTGGCGGGGTCGACAAAAATGACGTTGTATCGGCATTTCGAAACAAAGGATGTGCTGGTGCAGGAATGGCTGAGACTGCTCACTGAGCAATACAGTGCAGTGCTTGACGAGTTGTCGAGCCAGTGGCCCGGTCAACCGGTGAGGCAGTTACTGGGGTTCGCTGAATTTATCGCCGCAGATCTGGCCAGCTCCGGCTACCGAGGATGCCCTTTCACAAATAGCCTGGCCGAGCTCCCCGACCCACTGCACCCGGCGAGGCGTTTGATCGAGTCGCACAAGCAGCGCCAGTTTCAGCGACTCGCCACGTTGTGCAAGGAGGCGGATTTGCCTTGTCCAATGGACGTGGCGCAGGAACTGACACTGCTGATGGAGGGGGCGCAGGTGGTGGCTCAGAATAAAGGAATGGACGAGGTCGGTGTCCGTCTGATGCGGATAGTGAGCAAACGTTTAGGCGTTACCGTGTAGGGTAATCGGCATCAGGGAAACACCCTGACTCCGGTTCAAGGTCAGCATGCAAGCTCATCAATAAGGGAGCTAAGAAAGAAAGCGTCAGCTTCAGCTCCTTCGCATGCAAGACGCAGCGATGCGCGGGAGGGCTGAGGTAGTTCAGGCGTCGATGACGTGCCCGGCTCCCGGTATATCCGCGCGCTGTATCTGCTCCAGTATCAGGCTGTCGGTGATGTTCAGGTCGTCCACCAGCAGAAACATCTTGCTCAGCACTTCGGCCATTTTCTTGTCGGTGTCGGCGAACGGCAGGTAGAACTCCGTAGAGCTGCTGCCGACGGGCACGATACACAGGTAGTTGCCGGGTTCGATATGGATGGCTGCGCTGCCCAGATGAATGCGGTAGTTCGCGCGCTGGCCGGTAATGTGCAGAAAATGCCCTTCGCATCTGACGTTTCGTAACCCCAGACCCTGAATCAACTCGCCGACCAGTTCGGCGCGTCGTTGCAGGGTTTCGTGGCTGGTGCTGTAGCCGTCTGCGGCGTGGGCCACGGAGACCAGCAGGTCGGCGTCACGCATGATTTCCGAGAACAGCAGCGGCGGTACTTGCTCAAGGGGGATGGCCTTCTGGTCGCGGTAGAACGCAATCGTGTCGAAGGTAAAGTGTTCTGTTTCCGAGAGGTAATGGCCGGTATCCAGAAAGTTGAACACGGCATGGATGCCGTGCTCTTTGCTCTCGTAATAGATGTCCTCGACGCTTGAGGTCGACCAGTTGCGGACCTGCAGCAACCGGGCAGCTACCTTGCCTTTCAGGCGGTGGCCGGCGAATCGGTTGGACCACAAGCCAGTGTCTCGCTCGGCAGGTGTCAGCAGGTACAACTCGCGAAAGGCCTGTTTGAACGGCTGCACGCGGCGATGGGTCACCACTTCTTTCTGCCAGGCCGACAGTTGTCCAGCCATGAACAGATGAAAAGGGTGAGCAATACGCAGGCGCTTTTCAGCGATGTGTTGGCGGCCTTCAAGGTCAGTCACCGTCAGCGTCGCGCTATCGAGCCAGCCCAGCGCAGCGTCGTCGGCCTGCATGATCAGCTGTTCGAGCAGCAGGCGAACCGCAGGCATTTTCAACAGCGGCTTCAGCTCGTCCAGAGCCAGGCTTTCGCCGCTGCTCATCATTGCTTCCAGGGTGCGGCAGAAGCGGGCGATCTGTTCCTTGAGCTGGGTTTGCTGCGCTTTGAGCGCGATGAAGTCTGCGTTTTTGCGAATCGCGGGCGGTGCGGTCTTGAGCGCCTTTGCGCCTTTGCAGATGTGCAACGTAGGCGACAAGCCGTCGATTTCCAGCGTGACGTCATAGCCATCAATGGTGGTGGCTGTCACGGTGGATTCGGCGATTTCCGATTCCATGGCCCATTCCAGGCGAATCACCGAAGGATAGCCGGCGACACGCGCCAGGTTTTCCAGACCTGCCTGCACCGCTGCGTGGGAGTTGGCCTGTCGCTGAGCTCCGTATTTACGCACCTCTTTGTGCAGTTTCTTGAGCGTCAGGTAGCGCTGGCGTACGTCGTCCGGCCCTGTGACGGGCAGCAAGCCATAGATGCGCATGGCCGGCTGTGCGTGGCGGGTCAATTTCTTTTCCAGCGCCGCTCGACCGATGCCCTGGTAGGCGTCGAGCAGTACACGGGTCTCGGGAAACGCCCAGTGCGAGGGTTCGAGTGCCGCGAGGTACTCGCGCAGGTGGTCTGGGTCGGCTTCGGCCAGGGCCTTGTCCAGCAGGTAGCGGTCCACCACGCCCACGGTTTCATCCAGCGTATTGGGCAGGTCGCTGCCCCAGCCGGACCGAGGGGCCAGGGCAATGTTCAGGTATTCACGCTGGAAGGCTTGCAGATCACTCCAACCGAGCGCGTCGAGCACCACTCGGCTGGCTTGGCCGGCGTAGGGCAGGGCGGTGAGCAGGGTATTTCTTGAAAAGCCGGACAACGCCGCGAGTAGCTCTGGGGATTGGTTTTTGGGCAAATCCTGAAGCAGCAGGAAGTATTGGAGCACCGCAGCCGTGTAGCCGAAGCTGTCGAAGTCATTCGGCGTTATGCCCAGTCGTTCGATGACCGCCAGAGCCTGCAACAACCAACGGGTCTGATACACCTCGACCGAGCGGAAGGTGTCAGCCAGCCTTTCGGCGTTATGGGGCAATCCAGCCAGGGCGTCCTCGACATAACGAACGGTGAAGTTCGCCAGTTCAGGGGGCGCGACGGCAGGTTCTTGCGTGGGGATTTCATCAATCTGAGACGACTCATCATCGATGTCTTCCGGGTCCTCGTCGTTTGCATCGTCCTCGTCGAAATCTTCATCGGCGTACCGAGTCAAGTCCACATCATCGCTGTCCAGCCCGGCGTCGTCCGAGTAGAACATCATGGCGCGGCCCCAGGTATTGGCGGCCCGGACGAAGCGCGGGTAATCGAGGCGGCCCGCTTCCAGCAGGCTCAGGGCGATGCGCTGGATTTCCTTGTGCCCGTAGATATACGCGTCGGCGATCTTCCTTTGTTCGCCACCGGGCGCTGAAGGGGGCTGCTCGCGGTTCCAGCTGCCGTCCAGCAACCATTCGGCGAAG harbors:
- a CDS encoding ANTAR domain-containing response regulator — encoded protein: MTLRAAKKRQRSDSSAGIKDLRDISVLVVHPDDDDGRNLIAQLQRIGCQVRVQWPIPERLNTEVDVIVLAVSPESLSTNTPWLLHASTAPIIPVIAYENPIIVEALVQLNACSVIPSPVRSFGLLTALALTLSQSRKAREREKHVKRLEGRMAVMRTVQQAKIILIETKGMSEIDAYNALRDQAMAKREPVEKIAEALVKAHELFQQACS
- the urtD gene encoding urea ABC transporter ATP-binding protein UrtD, whose product is MSAMILSVEDLTVSFDGFKAVDSLNFYVEENQVHVVIGPNGAGKTTLLDMICGKTRPSAGSIRFKDLQLANMIEYQITRAGVGRKFQNPSVYEDLTVRENLDISSPDKRGIFNCLFARKDKALQAEIEHIAEMIFLHDQLGRKAGLLSHGQKQWLEIGMLLMQRPELLLLDEPVAGMSAGEREKTAGLLKQIAKGRAMVIIEHDMEFVKSVADKVTVLHQGKTLAYGSMDQVQNDPRVIDVYLGH
- the urtB gene encoding urea ABC transporter permease subunit UrtB, encoding MTLDILIMQVFSGFSLFSVLVLMALGLTIAFGLMGVINMAHGELMAMGSYMTYVTSLVFQRYFPEFMGWYFIIGIGVAFVVTFAFGFLLERCFIRFMYNRPLDTLLATWGLSLVLQQVFRQVFGPKEVSVPTVEWLQGAWKISEGLELPLNRIFIIGLTLVIAGAVFLFLYRSRWGLRIRAVTQNRAMAGAAGINTARVDAVTFALSCGLAGIAGSSFTMLASTGPVSGQQYLVDTFIVVVFGGVESLLGTFLSAFAIGQTQISLEYLTTGSMAKAITLMVVIVLLFFRPNGLFAAKVRR
- the urtA gene encoding urea ABC transporter substrate-binding protein — encoded protein: MHNDKRRLIKHALLLGAFSLLPFSLASQVQAAETVKVGIIHSLTGTMAMSEASVVDAEKLAIDEINASGGVLGKTIEPIVEDGASDWPTFAEKARKLLENDHVVVTFGAFTSASRKAVLPVFERNKGLLYYPTFYEGLEKSPAIIYTGAEASQQTLAAVSWLMANKGKSVYLVGSDYIWPRTTNKLARASVNKQGGSIVGEDYLPLGNIEFSSVINKIKAAKPDIVLSTIVGGSNVAFYKQLKAAGIDSSNQTLMALAVTEEEVTGIGAENLTGFLTCMSYFQSLKNPVNEKFVAAFKARYGEKRVVGDPMAAAYTAVYLWKKAVEKANSFDVPAVIAASSELTLDAPEGEIKVHKDNHHLWKRARIGTINAQGQVDVIYESAPIEPNPFPKL
- a CDS encoding transporter substrate-binding domain-containing protein, with the translated sequence MVDQAIRIGGLFSDTGVTAAAERSTMRGAQFAIEQINAAGGVGGRPLELVTRNPDSTPALYAMHVESLIREENLRFFFGCYTSAARKAALPIVERYDALLMYPVYYEGFEYSRNIIYTGATPNHNAVPLGNYMLDNFGNRVLMIGSEYVYPYETNRLMSDLLYERGGTKLGEYYLPLKNARPEDFAKLMVKARELKPSFIFSTVVGETMAHLYQAYADAGFDPAVMPIASLTTSETDIKQMGVHLGAGHISAATYFQSVDTAINRQCIAQYRALFGQEQVTDRCWEAAYFQVHLLAKAILSAGSTNVDDVLQAMRGLEFEAPQGRVRVDAHNHHTYLFSRIGRANAQGQFDILYESQNALKPDPYAIAPRLNDWSSGTGRPL
- the urtC gene encoding urea ABC transporter permease subunit UrtC — its product is MNDMTEKPLIRPQAPSRGSRMLSAGWLPLIERHGLVWLSILLLVILPLSLGDFRLGLAGKYLSLAFCALGMVLIWGYGGILSLGQGIFFGLGSYMMAMYLKLEATATDEAASALAAFYGSALPDFMIWNSVDALPWWWKPFESATFTIAAILIIPPLLAFAFSYAYFKKRVGGVYFSIITLSLAAIMSIMIIGQQGYTGGVNGLTDFKTAFGLSLQAPQTPWILYLITTLLLLGCVALCGFILRSRLGKVVVAIRDREDRVRFSGYNTALFKAFIFAVAALISALGGVMFTLQVGLASPSLVGIIPSTEIVIYAALGGRLSLVGAVYGTLLIGVAKTYLSENFVNFWQYFIGFLFMGVVLFLPSGLAGLLQRLSNKEVQS